A stretch of DNA from Halioglobus japonicus:
AACGGTCCTGCCTTGGTGCGACGCAGTGCGCTGACAAACGCACCACACTCAAGAGCCTTACCCAGGTCTTCGGCGATCGAGCGTACATAGGTACCCTTGGTACACTCGATATAAACATCCACTTCAGGCGCTGCACCGGTTCTGAATTCACGGAGCTCCAGCTGTTTGATTACCACCCGACGCGACTTACGCTCCACCTCGATCCCCTGACGCGCCAGCTTGTAAAGCGGCTGCCCGTCCTTCTTCAGGGCCGAGTACATCGAGGGGACCTGTTCGATCTCACCTCGAAACTGTTCCAATGCTGTCGCCACATCGCACTCACTAATGTGGCTGGCATCCATTTGCTCCAATATTTCGCCATCGGCATCGCCACTGGCGGTTGCGGTGCCCAGCGTAAACGTACTGGTATAGGCCTTGTCTGCATCCAGCAAATACTGGGAAAACTTGGTGGCCTCACCAAAGCACAGGGGTAATACCCCTGTCGCCAGCGGATCTAGGCTACCTGTGTGCCCGGCCTTGGCGGCGAAATATAAATGTTTGGCCGTTTGCAGCGCTCGGTTGGAACTCAGCCCCAGGGGCTTATCCAAAACCAGAATGCCATCAATCGGTCTGCCACGGCGGCGCCTTGCCACCGTTTACTGCTCCCCTTCGCCATCGCGCAAGCCGAGCTCTTCGTCAGCTTTGGCAGCGCGCTGGATCAGGTCTTCCAGATGTCGGCCACGGCCCACACTGGAATCGAAATAAAATCGCAGTGAAGGCAGGCGGCGCATGCTGCTATCGCGGGACAGCTGACTGCGCAAAAAGCCTGCAGCGCGGTTCAGTGCCTCGGTAGTCTCCTCTGCCTCTGTCGAGGAATTGGAATCCATCGAAGTATAGTAGACCCGGGCGTGACCGAGGTCCTTGCTGACATCGACGCCCGTGATGCTGACCATACCCACCCTGGGGTCGCGCACTTCGTGCTGGATCAGCGCCGCCAGTTCCCGCTGCAGATAATCTGCAACGCGCTGGGTTCTGGCGTATTCCTTGGCCATGACAGCTGCGGCACTCGCTTACAGCGAGCGCGCAATCTCCTTCACTTCGTACACTTCGATCTGGTCGCCGACCTTCACATCTGTGTAGTTCTTCACGCCGATACCACATTCCATGCCATTACGGACTTCATTAGCGTCATCCTTGAAGCGGCGCAGGGATTCCAGCTCACCTTCATAAATCACCACGCTGTCGCGCAGTACGCGGATGGGCTTGGAACGGTAAACGGTACCTTCGGTGACCATGCAGCCAGCGATCTGGCCAAACTTCGGCGAACGGAACACATCGCGCACTTCGGCAATACCCACGATTTCTTCGCGCAATTCCGGTGCCAGCATGCCTGACAGGGCCGACTTCACATCGTCCAGCAGGTCGTAGATGACATTGTAGTAACGCAGGTCGACGCCTTCGTTCTCAACCACTTTACGGGCCGAGGCATCGGCACGGACGTTGAAGCCAAACATGACTGCATTGGAGGTAATCGCCAGAGTAACGTCAGTTTCGGTAATACCACCGACACCGCCCGATACAATGTTTACCTGTACCTCGTCGTTGCCAAGGTCGAGCAGTGAAGCCTGGATCGCTTCCAGGGATCCGCGCACATCGGCCTTGACCACCACGTTGAGGGTCTTGCGATCGCCGGCACCCATAGCTTCAAACATATTATCCAGCTTGGCCGCCTGCTGACGGGCCAACTTGGTATCGCGGCTTTTCTCCTGACGGAAGTCGGCCAGCTCACGCGCCTGGCGCTCGTTCTCTACCGCGGCGAACTGATCACCGGCGTCCGGTGTGCCATCGAGGCCGAGAATCTCGACCGGAATACTCGGGCCGGCCTCTTTAATGGGCTGCCCGTTTTCGTCGAGCATGGCGCGCACGCGGCCATATTGCAGGCCAGCCAGGACGATGTCGCCCTGACGCAGGGTGCCGCTCTGCACCAGCAGTGACGCCACCGAACCACGGCCCTTATCAAGGCGTGACTCGATCACAATACCCTGGGCAGGCACGTCGCGCGCAGCGGTCAATTCGAGCATCTCAGACTGCAGCAATACCGCGTCGAGAAGTTCGCTAATACCTTCACCGGTCAGCGCAGATACGGGGATAAACTGGACATCGCCACCCCAGTCTTCAGGGATAACATCTTTCGCTGCCAGCTCATTCTTAACGCGATCGGGGTCGGCGCCCTCTTTGTCCATCTTGTTCACGGCAACAATGAGAGGCACTTCAGCTGCGCGAGCATGGTTCACCGCTTCTTCAGTCTGGGGCATAACGCCGTCGTCTGCCGCCACGACCAGAATCACGATGTCAGTACTCTTGGCACCGCGGGCACGCATCGCGGTAAACGCGGCGTGGCCTGGCGTGTCGAGGAACGAGATCATGCCGTGATCGGTTTCTACGTGGTATGCACCGATATGCTGAGTAATACCACCGGCCTCGCCAGAGGCAACATGGCTCTTGCGGATATAGTCGAGCAGCGAAGTCTTACCGTGGTCGACGTGACCCATAACAGTAACCACAGGCGCGCGAGACTCCTCGGTACCTTCGTGCTGAGCCAGGGATTCTTCCAGGCTCTCTTCCAGAGCTTCAGAACTAACAGCTTTAACGCTGTGGCCCAATTCCTCGACGACCAGCGTGGCAGTATCCTGGTCAATCATCTGGTTGATGGTCGCCATCACACCCAGCCCCATAAGCTGCTTGATGACTTCACCGGCCTTGATCGACATCTGCGCGGCGAGATCGCCCACAGAGATCATTTCGCCCACTTCTACTTCTACGGCTTTCTTCGCGGTGGGGAGCTCAAAGCCGTGCTTGGAATGCTCCTCGTGGGCAGCTTTCAGCTTCTTGCGGCCGCGACGGCGACCCATGCCGGACTCAGCCCGGTCCAGATCTGACAGCGAGAGATTGTGTCCGCGCTGCTTACCGCGACCCTGGGGCGCATTCCGATCAGGGCGTGCATGCG
This window harbors:
- the truB gene encoding tRNA pseudouridine(55) synthase TruB — translated: MARRRRGRPIDGILVLDKPLGLSSNRALQTAKHLYFAAKAGHTGSLDPLATGVLPLCFGEATKFSQYLLDADKAYTSTFTLGTATASGDADGEILEQMDASHISECDVATALEQFRGEIEQVPSMYSALKKDGQPLYKLARQGIEVERKSRRVVIKQLELREFRTGAAPEVDVYIECTKGTYVRSIAEDLGKALECGAFVSALRRTKAGPFTLDDSVTLQTLEALKENEELRQMDELLMPADAALEAMPLVRLSESSGYYMRQGQPVMVPNAPCDGMVRVALETGEFLGIGEILDDGRVAPRRLVVAAQ
- the rbfA gene encoding 30S ribosome-binding factor RbfA, which encodes MAKEYARTQRVADYLQRELAALIQHEVRDPRVGMVSITGVDVSKDLGHARVYYTSMDSNSSTEAEETTEALNRAAGFLRSQLSRDSSMRRLPSLRFYFDSSVGRGRHLEDLIQRAAKADEELGLRDGEGEQ
- the infB gene encoding translation initiation factor IF-2, with the translated sequence MAQVTVQQLAEVVGASTDRLLTQMKEAGLPHTDAAEAVSDEDKQTLLAFLKRSHGESTDAPKRITLKRKTLSTLKTSGSQGKKTVAVEVRKKRTYVKRDPAEIEAEAAAAAEAAAEEAAAVEKAAEEAAAAEAAATEAAEAAEKAAAEAEAAAAEAEAAEAEAEAAAAEAAAPAEDAEVEEDPANIDPEVLRQRAAARRKKQEAEQAAARKAALEAKKAEEERKKAEAAAKAKEAASKDATKRPKRLHDAPTTTTVDRKKKPHARPDRNAPQGRGKQRGHNLSLSDLDRAESGMGRRRGRKKLKAAHEEHSKHGFELPTAKKAVEVEVGEMISVGDLAAQMSIKAGEVIKQLMGLGVMATINQMIDQDTATLVVEELGHSVKAVSSEALEESLEESLAQHEGTEESRAPVVTVMGHVDHGKTSLLDYIRKSHVASGEAGGITQHIGAYHVETDHGMISFLDTPGHAAFTAMRARGAKSTDIVILVVAADDGVMPQTEEAVNHARAAEVPLIVAVNKMDKEGADPDRVKNELAAKDVIPEDWGGDVQFIPVSALTGEGISELLDAVLLQSEMLELTAARDVPAQGIVIESRLDKGRGSVASLLVQSGTLRQGDIVLAGLQYGRVRAMLDENGQPIKEAGPSIPVEILGLDGTPDAGDQFAAVENERQARELADFRQEKSRDTKLARQQAAKLDNMFEAMGAGDRKTLNVVVKADVRGSLEAIQASLLDLGNDEVQVNIVSGGVGGITETDVTLAITSNAVMFGFNVRADASARKVVENEGVDLRYYNVIYDLLDDVKSALSGMLAPELREEIVGIAEVRDVFRSPKFGQIAGCMVTEGTVYRSKPIRVLRDSVVIYEGELESLRRFKDDANEVRNGMECGIGVKNYTDVKVGDQIEVYEVKEIARSL